A section of the Bombus terrestris chromosome 2, iyBomTerr1.2, whole genome shotgun sequence genome encodes:
- the LOC100649082 gene encoding vesicle-associated membrane protein 7, with translation MPILYTVVARGSTVLAKYASCTGNFDEVTESILAKKAENDKVTYSQGQYLFHYICEDNIIYMCITDDDYQKSKAFLYLAEIKGRFLAAYGQDAQTAIPYAMNTDFARTLASTMKHYNESSHKVDVLDSVLGDLDELKDIMSKNIDNVAMRGERLELLVNKTENLSTNSVTFRKTSRNLARSLFWKNVKIYVIVGVIVIVVLYVIVSISCGGLAWPKCVGN, from the exons ATGCCAATTTTATATACCGTGGTGGCTCGAGGGTCAACGGTATTGGCAAAATATGCTTCTTGTACTGGAAACTTTGATGAAGTAACAGAGAGCATTCTGGCAAAAAAAGCTGAAAATGACAAGGTTACATATTCACAAGGACAATATCTTTTTCATTACATCTGTGAAGATAACATTATTTATATGTGCATCACAGATGAT GATTACCAAAAATCTAAAGCATTTTTATACCTGGCAGAAATTAAAGGAAGATTCTTGGCTGCATATGGTCAAGATGCGCAAACTGCAATTCCCTATGCGATGAATACAGATTTTGCTAGAACTTTAGCTAGTACAAtg aAACATTACAATGAGTCTAGTCACAAAGTTGATGTGCTTGATAGCGTTCTTGGTGATCTGGATGAATTGAAAGATATAATgagtaaaaatattgataatgtTGCGATGCGTGGAGAACGGTTAGAACTTCTTGTAAACAAGACTGAAAATTTATCTACAAat tCGGTTACATTCAGAAAAACCAGTAGAAATTTAGCACGCTCGTTGTTTTGGAAGAACGTAAAAATTTACGTTATTGTTGGAGTTATCGTAATC GTTGTCTTATACGTTATTGTGTCGATATCTTGTGGAGGATTGGCATGGCCGAAATGCGTCGGCAATTAA